From Malaya genurostris strain Urasoe2022 chromosome 2, Malgen_1.1, whole genome shotgun sequence:
CAACTGCGACATCGTGGCTGGGGATGATCCGGCGGCGGAAACTAGCTCTTCCGGTAGTTCTGGAATTGGAATGGTCGGTGGATGTACAACAGGAGCCGGAAATATATTCGGAGATTATCAGCATCTGCGTAAGACGAGTGAAGGGAAGATTCAGGAGAACGGCATGTATCTAACGGGAACGTTGAAAATACCAATTACTAAAGGGATGCCGAGCTTTGTATACTGGAACTGGCCGCTAATTCGCAAGTGTACCTTTTTTGTGTTCCTCTCCGGAATCATAGCCATGGTTGGTATTGTGGTGATGATGATAGCAACCCTGCCAAAATCGTGTAATCCACCGTAAGTATGTTTTTTAGCATTACTTAGTGCTTATACATCAATCTAGGGAGAGGTGTAGAAGAAAGGCGTGGTTGTTGATGCTGAGTACATTATTTTGGTGATAACTGTTTGAACGAAAATGTACTGCAATAAGGTTCACATACGGGTGTCTGTGACGTACTTCCAAAGACGAAACAAAACCTACGTTTTCAATCACATGACATGACATGACGCTATACATGATGGAAGACGTCTACATAAGTTTGTGACTGTGTTTGTTTTGTCATTCGGATAAGTTTTGTAGTTCAAAGCCATTTTACGAGTCGTTCTAGAAAACTGAACTTTGTTTTCTCCTTTTCAACAGTGTTGCTTGGTACAAAGGTTCCGTATTCTATGAAGTCTTCCCTGCCAGCTTTCAGGATACCAACGACGATGGACTGGGTGACATTCGAGGCTTAATTAGTCGAGCCGAGTATTTCAAAAGTCTGGGAATTGCGGCCGTCCGTCTGAACTCGATTTTTCCTTCGAAGCACTATCCGGATCACTTCCAGGATGTTACATCGCTGACGGCGGTGGATGAGGTACTTGGAACGATCGAAGACCTGCAAAAATTTGCTGCCGTACTACACGAGAGAAACATTTCCCTAATCTTGGACTTACCGATCTATCCGTTTGTGAACCATCTGAACCCTACGACGATTGACGTAGATCGTTTGCCCAATAAAACCGATGATATTCCGACCAGTGAATACCTTCGCTTGGCCCGATCGCTACTGCCTGATCAGGAAAACGTTGTCACTAGCGTCATTCGGTTCTGGTTGGCAAAAGGCGGTGTTGATGGTTTCTACATCAAAGGGCTGGAACATTTTCACGCTGATCCATTGCTATTGGAAAATATTAAGGAATGGAAGTACACCTTGGGAGGGGATAGAGCTTTGATTGTGAGCAAACAATTTATTGAGCAAGTGCCTGACTCGATTGTAGCCAACGTTCTCAACCAAGTGGATTTGATAGATGTGCTGTTGGATGTTACGAATGGAACAGAAACAATTGCTTACTCGGTTAACAATGCAATCGGTGAAAAACTTCGAAAGGGCGTTGAGCATCCGTGGATTCATTGGAGTATGGGAGGTGTTACCGAACGACGACTGTCTGCTGGTTTGAGTCCAAATGCAACATTAGCCGCGACATTGATGCAACTTTTATTGCCTGGAACAGTAAGTATTTTCTATGGTGATGAGATTTCTCTTGAGGAAGCTCACGACCCAAGCGGTGAGCATATCGAAACACAGCATCTGCATCATCTTGCTGCTATGGCATGGAGTGGAAGTCAGTTTACGGGACGTGGAACATTACCGTGGCTACCGAAAAGTGCTTCTGCTTCTTATCATCATTTGGACATTGTGCTGGAAATGATTGCCTTGAGGAAGCGATCTACTTCGATTTATCTGAATGCTGTAAACAAGGAAGGACAAGAGCTATCCAATACCGACATAAAGTCAAGTCAAAATGACATAATCGTGATTGAAAGGTGGTATCCTCGCAGAAGTTCTATCGCTTCTATCACCAATCTCGGATCGAAAAACATCTCTCTTGATTTGACCGCGATGTTTTATAGCGGAGAGATAGTTGCTGGATCATCACCTAAAAGGGAGCGAGTTTACTTTGAACGCTTCGCCGTGAACGCATTGGAAACTATTGTTGTGAGATTACACAAGTGAAACACAGAACCAGTTgtgttaatttttaatttagttttgattttattctcTGGATTTTTTCTTATAaagaagaaaattcaaataaaaactaaCCTATATGTAGCTTTACACCCTAGATTGTTCTGTACATATGTCAACCTTAGCTGTGTTGTATAGAGCAGAGAGAATGTTAATAAAAATCTGTTAAAAATATCCATAGGAAAAACATAACGATTACTTAATTACTCTCTAAAAACAGTTCGTACTCGTTTTTTTTGTCAGTGGCTTCCTAGAATAATCTCTACcttctttcgcttcaaacaaagaataataaaatatagttttaaataaaattcaactctAACCTACGCCAATGCACTCGTGCACTACTTACAAATACCAATATTCCTACAGAAGGTAATTTGAGCAAAAAATGTACCATTATCATATGCTTGCCCCTGTGTTTGCTTTAGCTTTATTGTCTTCGATCCAAACTTCCCATTCAGTTTTTCAGCATCACACATTCTCTCACTTCCGTTCAGTATCAAATAAATATGGCGGCTCACTTTGAGTGTAGAATTCCATTATTTTCCGTGTTCGTTTGGTTTCTCATTCAAAATAGCTGGGGTCTTTTCATTGGACGAATACCTATCTATATACTATATAGATTGTAAACAATTCGAAAAGAATGCTTTTATTGCTTCTATATTTTGACCTTCTTGTGTTTTACTCTAATCATTAGTCTTTCCCTCCTTGTGTGGCATTCAATATACTCTATCTATTCTAACATTCATGAATGTTTATGATTTTTGTGAGCTACTTATTCGGTAAATTTGGCACGACTTTTATGGATGTTTGTGTTGTGACTGAATTTGCACTTGACCTTGCACTTCTTCTTCTGAATCCATATTTACCGATCATGCCAAAATAATGGTTTGCGAATACTCGTACCCGAAGTATAAGCAATTGTGTGTTGTGCCATAACTTCCTGTTGATTTATATTTACACTTAAGATTTGCTACAGCTAAGAAAATACAACAGAATTAGGTTTGCCTAAACgagatttaataaaaaaaaatcctgagTGATTTCCACTATTGAATGATATTCTATTTCATAATCCTACGATGTGTTTTTTGATTTCTATTCCCTTCCAAATTTGCTGTTATCTTCCACTTTGTTATGAACTTAGGTGATATAGCAAGTGAAAGTCACAAGTAAGCATGGAACGTGGAGCTAaggcattttattttcaaataaatttgacatCCCAAACATGAAAAGCGAAGGAATGCGACTGCAAAAAAGTATCCGATCGGTGGGGTCATATTGTGGGATTGTTCCAGGATTTTCCTCATGACTTTCTTCGATGCCATTAATTTCTTACCCGAAAAATTCTATTGATCCATTTTATAAAAATGCAACTAAGACGACAAAAACctatttagcttagctttagcatGACACAAAATGTTTCCAAACGTAAAAGTCTATCGTTTTCCATGATTGTTCTCTCTTCGGGTGTGTCTGTCAGTGATCACCAAGATTTGATCACTCAGGCACTGGGTTGCGAAGAGCTGTAGCTCTTCTGTTTTGCCGGTGTCGGGTCCATCACGTAATTGTTGCCTTCGGTTGCGGTTTGGCCCGGCAGAGGGGGCAGTTTGTCATTCGGGTGCCGATGGCTGACGATCGACGACTTGCGTGGTTTTGCGAGCTGCGTTGTGCTGAGACCGGACACTGGATATTTGGACTTATGTGGGGTCGGGATATTCGGCTGAATCGGGCTGGAGACTGTGGTGTTGCTGATGGCAGGAGATGATGTTGCCGTTTTACCCGGATGCTTGGGCATGACAAAGGCGCGGGTTTGTTTCAACAGGGACCGATCGTGCATTAGAGCCGAGATAAGGGGCAAGTCGAGATTTTTGCTTTTTTCCCGCAAGGTTTTTATGTCGATGGAGGTGTTTGTGTTCAGTGTGCTCAGATCAAAATCAGGATATTGCTTTTTGATCTGGGCTTGTAGCTTCGCACTAGGCCCTGGCGGTTTTATGGGCGAATGTTTTGCAGGAACTGTTAGGCAAACGTTGCGTTTAGCGTTGACCGATTGAAGAGTTGATAGAAACTTACCGTCAGGAGGTTTCTCAACAGACATTGCCACATTGGCGGCAGTCTCAGGAGGTGCATGTTTTTCAGGTGTCGGTAGAGGAATCGGTGGTTTACGAATGGCTTTGCGTGTTTCGTAAGGTGGTGGAGGGGGAGGCGGAAGTCGACGAATTTTCGGAGTACTTTCCACCGAGTTCAAAATGTTGTCATCGGAGCGGGATCGCACAAACATCGATGATGAGCTGCTTGAGATAGGTCTTGGCCGAAGAGGAGGAGGTGGAGGAGGTTCATACGATGAGCATAGACTTGCCACCGATGGACTGTACAGAGGTGAGTAAGCTCCCGGTAATTGGACGTAGGTATCCGAAAGATTCTGTGTAGACGCGTAACGGGAATTCGATGACAGAGCCATTGAAAGGTAGGGCGTACTCCGATAGATGGCGTGATTTTTGCAAGCATCCCAGCTACGGTTGTGTGCTCGAACTGTATGATAAGCTAAATATGCCGAAGGCGGGGGGCTCTGTGCCATTGCTGCCAAAATTGAGCCTTGTTTTGCATCCAGATACTCCTGTTGACTAATTGAAGGATCTTGGATCGGATAGATGACATAGTCGACGTCACTGTAGAGTTGCTGTTGATAGAGTTCAATCTGGGACCGTGCCAATTGGCCAGTGTAGACTGTGGCTAGTGCATGCGCAGGTGGTGGCGGTGGTGGTTGACGTGGTATCGTAGGAGGTGGTGGAGGGTGATACTGTCGTGGTTTGATAACGGGAAGTAAAACGCAGGTCCGATGCGGTGGTTTAGGCATTTCCGGATACGGTGGCGGAGGCGAGGTAATGCTTTTGTGATACGGAACAACCGGGATACCGATTGCGCTGGTTGCTGTCGAAGCTACCGTAACTGTAGTCGGAATTGGTGACTGCGACAAATTACTGATGTTGTTGACAGTGGGTGCAGCGTAGCTAGGCTTTGGAGTTTCACCTACCACACTGGTGTGTGCTTTGAGAATGTTGATATGAGCTCTAGTGGTAATGAAGCGTGCTGGAACTTCTTCCGGAATCGATGAGGCCTGAACACTTGGCGTACAGGGTGCTGGTATGATTGAAGCCGGAATAGATCGTTCCCTCATCATGTTTGTTGGCTTTTGTGGGTAAGGAGGAGGATCGCGCAGCGGGATTACTGGGGCTTCATCCGAACGAATGTCTGGTCCACGGAGTCCCGTGGTTTCGTGATGAGCATTATAGGGAGGAGGAGGAGGTGGAGGAGAATCGTCCGAACAAGCAAGATTCATTAGCGATTGACGCTGAGTTGGTATGTTGCTATCAATACGTTTGGGAGGAGCAGGAGGTAGAACATCATCGTCATACTCGTCTTCCGTTGGTGCAGTATCTTCACTACCCTGGAGATAGCTTTCTCCTTCGAGAGGCAATGGAAGTGTCACATAGTCACAATCGGAATCGAGAGTGTGACTGACCGTTTTCCGGGTTGGGTAGGTTCCTCGACCAACAATCAAATCTGTTAATTCCTCTGCGCTAAGCAAGGAGTGCTTGTTATCAGTTGGATCACTGCCATCGCCTCGGAATGATCCTGctgccgaaatatttgaatccgATCGCAAACGAAACTCGTTCATGTTACTATCAATGTGAGGTCTGAAGTCACCGTCGACTGAGTCAACTGGTTCCAATGGTTCCGCGATTTCACTCTGACATGGTTGGAAACTCCCGTAATGGGAGCTCTCGTGTGACTCAGATTCTGCAATTTCGGAGGATTGGCCGGTCATCTCGCTGCTGTTCATCGTGTACACTCCGCTAGTTTCCGTAGGTGGTGCATGTGCTAACGTGTAAACGCCTGAGTTTGTCTCCTCTTCTTCTTCGTTGATATCGTGGTCTAAGCAAGTACTAGTTGCCACGCTGAGTGTGCTGTTTTGAGCAGTGTGACTGTATCCTAGTTCCAGACTACTACATGTGGATGTTTGACGTCGTTCAATCGATCCGTTCGCGTTAGTTTGAGGTAGGCTTATACAGTCGTTTGCTACGACTACTGTGCTGCACGTAGATGAACACTGTGAACCAATGTTGTGCTGCGAGGTGGGAGATGATTCGCAATCTTTACCGTATCTTTCCTTCGCATCGGTACTATCACTGCTTATCGAACGTACAGTTTGATTTGAACGTACAGAAAGTGCGGCTAATGTACCTTCCAGCTCCTTCAGCGACACTTGCCCGACGGATGAAGTTTGTCGGCTCACGCTAGGACAGTCCAGTAAATGCGCCAAAGCTAGACTTTCCGTTGATGGAGCCGCGAGTGTGGCCGAAGGTGGTGTGTTGATTATGATTTCAAGTTCATCCTCCGAATGCACTCGATCGCTCACAATACCGGAAGTAGTGTTCGAGCTGGTACTGGAAATAACCGATATTCGCTGGTCGCTTTTACTCTTGTACGGGAGGTTCAAAGCGCGAGAGTAGAGATACGGGTACCCGTGAATACAGCTGCTTTCCTCTTCTTCTCGTTTGATCGCTTCAGTGAGTCGCGGAGCAATTTTCATGGAAAATTGATGCGTTTCCCGACACAGGGCTAATATCATCTTGTTTTTGTCATCGTTCACAGAGTACAGCGTAATCTTGTTGTCTCCCGAACGTATTTCAAACTTTTTCCGATCGAAACTCAACTTTCCAATGCCGGGCCAGTTGAAGGTAGTCGTAGTAGAGTTGTCGACAGCGATTCGTATTCCTTTCGCATAGATACTAAGAGTCACTGAGCCCATCCCGATTTCATTTTTCGACAGTTTCATACGAAACACGTGCGCATTGATAACTTCATTCAGATGGCACGCCTCGCGAATGTAGTGTGTTTCGGCGTCGGCTCGAGACATTCCTCGATTTTCCCGATGGCAAGAAGTAAGAGCTGTGATACCCCACGCTGATCGGAGTGCCGGGTTGATGTATTCTTCCGGTCGGAAGTAATCATTGTTGCCACTGTTGCCGCTGTTGTTAGTGCTGTTATTATTGCTGATGGTGCTATTCgaactgctgctgctgttgcttccACCGGCAGCGGTGCCTGTGCTACCAGTAGCACTTGGTGCAGTACTGGCACTTCCACTGTTGCTACCATTTTCATCCTGACAATCTCCGAGGTCGGCTTGTAGCGAGAGACCACCGAGCAGAAGCAACGATTGCTCCGAGCACTCTTTCGGCAGATCTCGGTTAATGGCATTGTACTTGAGCTGCAGATAATAGTTGTGGCGGGACACTTCATCTCGCAGCATTAGCGGGCTCTCGATATAGAACTGCACGCGGAAGTGTAGCTCCAGGAGAGGTTTCCCGTTTGCGTCAAGACCCTGAAAATGCATTAGATGTGTGATTACAACAGCAATGTCTTCGTGTTGTCGACTATACTTACGTGCGTATGCGACGATCGCCAGCTTTTCGGACCGTACTTGGAAAGTTTGCTCTCGGGGTCGGCAAACAGGTACTCGCCATCTGTGGACGAAGAGACGTAAAGGGGTTTAATTAGCACTTGGTCGCAAATATTTCAAGGATCGTGTGGATGCCGCCTCTGCGCAACTAAATTACTGCCGTTGTGCTGCTGCATATGCTGAGAATTCGACACGATGCTATAATTACTGCTTTGTTGAAGTATGTCATTTGTAGATACAATTAAAAACAGAAATCCGAAAGATTCATTTGTTGCTTGATGCGAGCGTAAAATTATGCGGGAACCTGCCAAACTACCCCAGGCTTGCTTAGAGCAACACTGTGaagaatttttgttttaatttatgtTGGCACAAGAACGTGAGGCGCCAAACGATCTGAGCAAACAAGATGAGTCCTCCCCAATTGACGAAGAATGCAACGTCTGCcgattcgaagaaaaaaaaaacaagcgctTGGATTACTGATGGGTACATATGTGATTGTACAGCTTGTACTGGGGATGTACATCCGTCTATGAGCGGGTGGTAAGGGGGTGTGGTGAAAACATGTAAATATTTATAAATGGCGCCAGTCCCTCATCGTTCACGAGGCTGGTGACGACAACGACGCAACGACGTGCGAATGCGTTTTACTTCTCTCATAAAGTCGCGCTGATATCACCGCGTGTAGACTGTTGCGTATTGTGGCCTTGAATTGCAAAACTGCTGCCGCTGCTATACCTACTTATAGGTACCTGTATCTATCCGATGCTGTGTGCTGATGAGATGAGATGAGATGAGAGAATGAATTGTGCTATTGGATTGACATGTTCTGGTCTCAGGACTGTCCTAGGTCTAGCAGCTACTCAGGTTCACGTATTTACTGCTGGCTGTGTAATGTTTGTTGATCGTTGAACTACACAGTGGAagatattttgtaattttacatatgtttttgcatgaaaataTTTGTACATGGCCAATTTTCTAGAATTTCACTAGTTCCTACGAACAAAATCAAAGCCTGTGATGCTGCATTCTCACAGAGCAACAGCATGGCCAGTGCTTCGATTTCGAAGCATTGCAGTTTCTGTACGCTTTGGCTGGTTCTACtatcctactgatactaagaatccttccagattccGACGCCCACTAAAAATTGCTTCAGATCAATGCTCACACATTCTACAATTGATTTGCTCCATGATCCACTGTGAATCTGGCCAAAAATAGTATTGGAATAACTGGCAAAATCAGTTCAGCTTCCAAACagtgtttttgttttgattcgaTTCAGGAATGTTGATCAATTACTTGCATTTTTTGTTCACAGACAACCAATATTGATTGAAACTGTAAGAACATTTCTTCAACAATTATCACGAAAAATTTACTCCTATCCCCGGAAACTTCTGACGATATTTTCTGGAGCGACTTCATTCTTTCGAATCTCACTCCCCATAATTCCATTCTACCGAGAGCATTATTTTGCGAATATTCCTAAACCCGATAAGCAGACTTCTCCGATTATTTCTTGGTTTTGATCATCCGGATTGTTAACTAACGGGTTTTGATGGATTGTTTTTGACAAAGGGAGAATCTTTCGTTGTGATCTGCTGAACTAGGAACGAAAGCGAGAAAATTGGAAACTCATtcaaaaaaatgacaaaatttttccatttctttGAGACTTTAggaaaattatatttcaatTAAGAATATTGCTTGACAAGAAaagatgaaattcattgaatttaATTGACGGAAATAATAGATTCAGAGCGCATTCGAATCAACAATTAGTAGATATCTCGAAAGCAACACACACACAATGGTATACGAGAGTTACTCGATGAATTCTAAGAAATGGGAACACTAGATTCAATACGTCGAATCTGGCATCAGCATTGTATAGttgagcgtttaaatttgtcccgggttggcggttcaatgcataggacgctggtcttacaagccagctgtcgtctgttcgtgccccgacctggaaggattcttagtgtcagtaggatccatagtactagccatgcaatgattctgtacactaaagaatcggctgcgaagtctgttgaaacagaaaggccaaattccaccacaggaatgtaatgccaagacttgagGCATTTGATAAAAAAACGCATGTTTTGGAGATACCTTCTCAGAAGGAGTAGTGTTTCTGAGATTTAGTTCGCTAGCATGCAAAAGTGTATTGATCTTCATgaagaataatttgaaaaacaTTAAAATTATGTTTAATAACAAcccatttttttgaaaatgggtatgtgcatctagcataaatttgggggtaaaaaagTAAGCttctttccccttcaaattaccaacaTCACTTGGTGTTAATTAGTTTTCTAAAAACTTATCGAGTGCTCCTCTTATAAACAAAACAGTTGGTTGAAGTCAGTATGTTCTGGTTGGATTTATTCAGCTCAATAAAAATCTACGTACTATAACAATCTATTATTAAGAAGTAATCTACAATCCACGGTAAACAATTGCAGTCAAACgtaaaagcagttttcttcgcGGAAAAATTGTAATATGCAGTATTATCATGCCTTCAGTCCCGAATagttcaaaatgatttttttgattTACTCAAGGAAATTCATTAAATAAGAATGATCGatggaaaattttaaccaagtttTGATATACATCTCGAGAACACTCCGAAACAGTGTAGCTGTAAAACATAATCGGACAGTTGTGTTAACCCTTCGTGAATATCGTCAAAATTATTGTGACAGTACTACGCCCAGCAGTGAGACAATTCTTCGTTTAGTCTTATACTTTTGAAACAATAGTCAACAGGCAGATCGCAAACAACCAACAGAATCGATATAGTTAGATTTAGAGGCACTTTGTGTTACAGGAAAA
This genomic window contains:
- the LOC131430843 gene encoding neutral and basic amino acid transport protein rBAT-like — protein: MNHLQISTDPTLLSADLPESLTTSPSVSTFLPEEDASTCLLLPGTPSPPLDFTHPLTPMDIGSNNNCDIVAGDDPAAETSSSGSSGIGMVGGCTTGAGNIFGDYQHLRKTSEGKIQENGMYLTGTLKIPITKGMPSFVYWNWPLIRKCTFFVFLSGIIAMVGIVVMMIATLPKSCNPPVAWYKGSVFYEVFPASFQDTNDDGLGDIRGLISRAEYFKSLGIAAVRLNSIFPSKHYPDHFQDVTSLTAVDEVLGTIEDLQKFAAVLHERNISLILDLPIYPFVNHLNPTTIDVDRLPNKTDDIPTSEYLRLARSLLPDQENVVTSVIRFWLAKGGVDGFYIKGLEHFHADPLLLENIKEWKYTLGGDRALIVSKQFIEQVPDSIVANVLNQVDLIDVLLDVTNGTETIAYSVNNAIGEKLRKGVEHPWIHWSMGGVTERRLSAGLSPNATLAATLMQLLLPGTVSIFYGDEISLEEAHDPSGEHIETQHLHHLAAMAWSGSQFTGRGTLPWLPKSASASYHHLDIVLEMIALRKRSTSIYLNAVNKEGQELSNTDIKSSQNDIIVIERWYPRRSSIASITNLGSKNISLDLTAMFYSGEIVAGSSPKRERVYFERFAVNALETIVVRLHK
- the LOC131430842 gene encoding protein expanded isoform X2; the protein is MRAFCTVSAPLEVCAPPSRPLPPGTRFLALKLLGTPQPRTLYFLVEAKSRVREVYTQTCHHFSKQGMLDTELFGLAVLIDGEYLFADPESKLSKYGPKSWRSSHTHGLDANGKPLLELHFRVQFYIESPLMLRDEVSRHNYYLQLKYNAINRDLPKECSEQSLLLLGGLSLQADLGDCQDENGSNSGSASTAPSATGSTGTAAGGSNSSSSSNSTISNNNSTNNSGNSGNNDYFRPEEYINPALRSAWGITALTSCHRENRGMSRADAETHYIREACHLNEVINAHVFRMKLSKNEIGMGSVTLSIYAKGIRIAVDNSTTTTFNWPGIGKLSFDRKKFEIRSGDNKITLYSVNDDKNKMILALCRETHQFSMKIAPRLTEAIKREEEESSCIHGYPYLYSRALNLPYKSKSDQRISVISSTSSNTTSGIVSDRVHSEDELEIIINTPPSATLAAPSTESLALAHLLDCPSVSRQTSSVGQVSLKELEGTLAALSVRSNQTVRSISSDSTDAKERYGKDCESSPTSQHNIGSQCSSTCSTVVVANDCISLPQTNANGSIERRQTSTCSSLELGYSHTAQNSTLSVATSTCLDHDINEEEEETNSGVYTLAHAPPTETSGVYTMNSSEMTGQSSEIAESESHESSHYGSFQPCQSEIAEPLEPVDSVDGDFRPHIDSNMNEFRLRSDSNISAAGSFRGDGSDPTDNKHSLLSAEELTDLIVGRGTYPTRKTVSHTLDSDCDYVTLPLPLEGESYLQGSEDTAPTEDEYDDDVLPPAPPKRIDSNIPTQRQSLMNLACSDDSPPPPPPPYNAHHETTGLRGPDIRSDEAPVIPLRDPPPYPQKPTNMMRERSIPASIIPAPCTPSVQASSIPEEVPARFITTRAHINILKAHTSVVGETPKPSYAAPTVNNISNLSQSPIPTTVTVASTATSAIGIPVVPYHKSITSPPPPYPEMPKPPHRTCVLLPVIKPRQYHPPPPPTIPRQPPPPPPAHALATVYTGQLARSQIELYQQQLYSDVDYVIYPIQDPSISQQEYLDAKQGSILAAMAQSPPPSAYLAYHTVRAHNRSWDACKNHAIYRSTPYLSMALSSNSRYASTQNLSDTYVQLPGAYSPLYSPSVASLCSSYEPPPPPPLRPRPISSSSSSMFVRSRSDDNILNSVESTPKIRRLPPPPPPPYETRKAIRKPPIPLPTPEKHAPPETAANVAMSVEKPPDVPAKHSPIKPPGPSAKLQAQIKKQYPDFDLSTLNTNTSIDIKTLREKSKNLDLPLISALMHDRSLLKQTRAFVMPKHPGKTATSSPAISNTTVSSPIQPNIPTPHKSKYPVSGLSTTQLAKPRKSSIVSHRHPNDKLPPLPGQTATEGNNYVMDPTPAKQKSYSSSQPSA
- the LOC131430842 gene encoding protein expanded isoform X1 — protein: MRAFCTVSAPLEVCAPPSRPLPPGTRFLALKLLGTPQPRTLYFLVEAKSRVREVYTQTCHHFSKQGMLDTELFGLAVLIDGEYLFADPESKLSKYGPKSWRSSHTHGLDANGKPLLELHFRVQFYIESPLMLRDEVSRHNYYLQLKYNAINRDLPKECSEQSLLLLGGLSLQADLGDCQDENGSNSGSASTAPSATGSTGTAAGGSNSSSSSNSTISNNNSTNNSGNSGNNDYFRPEEYINPALRSAWGITALTSCHRENRGMSRADAETHYIREACHLNEVINAHVFRMKLSKNEIGMGSVTLSIYAKGIRIAVDNSTTTTFNWPGIGKLSFDRKKFEIRSGDNKITLYSVNDDKNKMILALCRETHQFSMKIAPRLTEAIKREEEESSCIHGYPYLYSRALNLPYKSKSDQRISVISSTSSNTTSGIVSDRVHSEDELEIIINTPPSATLAAPSTESLALAHLLDCPSVSRQTSSVGQVSLKELEGTLAALSVRSNQTVRSISSDSTDAKERYGKDCESSPTSQHNIGSQCSSTCSTVVVANDCISLPQTNANGSIERRQTSTCSSLELGYSHTAQNSTLSVATSTCLDHDINEEEEETNSGVYTLAHAPPTETSGVYTMNSSEMTGQSSEIAESESHESSHYGSFQPCQSEIAEPLEPVDSVDGDFRPHIDSNMNEFRLRSDSNISAAGSFRGDGSDPTDNKHSLLSAEELTDLIVGRGTYPTRKTVSHTLDSDCDYVTLPLPLEGESYLQGSEDTAPTEDEYDDDVLPPAPPKRIDSNIPTQRQSLMNLACSDDSPPPPPPPYNAHHETTGLRGPDIRSDEAPVIPLRDPPPYPQKPTNMMRERSIPASIIPAPCTPSVQASSIPEEVPARFITTRAHINILKAHTSVVGETPKPSYAAPTVNNISNLSQSPIPTTVTVASTATSAIGIPVVPYHKSITSPPPPYPEMPKPPHRTCVLLPVIKPRQYHPPPPPTIPRQPPPPPPAHALATVYTGQLARSQIELYQQQLYSDVDYVIYPIQDPSISQQEYLDAKQGSILAAMAQSPPPSAYLAYHTVRAHNRSWDACKNHAIYRSTPYLSMALSSNSRYASTQNLSDTYVQLPGAYSPLYSPSVASLCSSYEPPPPPPLRPRPISSSSSSMFVRSRSDDNILNSVESTPKIRRLPPPPPPPYETRKAIRKPPIPLPTPEKHAPPETAANVAMSVEKPPDGKFLSTLQSVNAKRNVCLTVPAKHSPIKPPGPSAKLQAQIKKQYPDFDLSTLNTNTSIDIKTLREKSKNLDLPLISALMHDRSLLKQTRAFVMPKHPGKTATSSPAISNTTVSSPIQPNIPTPHKSKYPVSGLSTTQLAKPRKSSIVSHRHPNDKLPPLPGQTATEGNNYVMDPTPAKQKSYSSSQPSA